The following proteins are encoded in a genomic region of Caldalkalibacillus thermarum:
- the sleB gene encoding spore cortex-lytic enzyme: protein MNLYKVLLMTALGFAVVLGMTLGDVHQAEASEAIVQQGDRGGVVWDVQHRLQQLGLYQLNMDGIFGAQTRQAVAQFQRQYGLPVTGSVDLKTLRTLRANTFTVDEIEMMAKLVYGEARGESFEGQVAVAAVVLNRLKSPKFPNTVKEVIFEPRAFTAVADGQYYQRPNRDAYRAVYYAIRGWDPSEGALYYFNPDTATSGWIWSRPQIKRIGNHIFAR from the coding sequence ATGAATTTGTATAAAGTTCTCCTGATGACCGCTCTAGGTTTTGCCGTCGTGCTGGGCATGACCTTGGGCGATGTTCATCAGGCTGAAGCGTCAGAAGCAATTGTACAACAGGGTGACCGGGGCGGAGTTGTTTGGGATGTGCAACACCGCCTGCAACAGTTAGGCCTGTATCAGCTGAACATGGACGGTATATTTGGTGCACAGACTCGTCAGGCCGTTGCTCAATTTCAACGCCAGTATGGTCTTCCAGTTACTGGATCTGTCGACTTGAAGACTTTGCGCACCTTGCGGGCCAATACCTTTACCGTGGATGAGATTGAAATGATGGCTAAACTGGTCTATGGTGAAGCGCGTGGTGAATCATTTGAAGGTCAGGTGGCTGTAGCCGCTGTGGTGTTAAACCGTCTCAAATCTCCAAAATTCCCCAATACCGTTAAAGAGGTTATCTTTGAACCCCGGGCCTTTACGGCAGTTGCTGACGGACAATACTACCAGCGCCCTAACCGTGATGCGTACCGCGCTGTTTATTACGCCATTCGCGGTTGGGATCCGTCAGAGGGAGCCTTGTATTACTTCAACCCGGATACAGCAACATCGGGCTGGATTTGGAGCCGTCCACAAATTAAGCGCATTGGCAATCATATTTTTGCTCGTTAA